A DNA window from Pseudomonas sp. B21-056 contains the following coding sequences:
- the mltF gene encoding membrane-bound lytic murein transglycosylase MltF, with protein MSSPTALRPRYARWLIATGLFLVLSGCVEKPNTLERVKEDGVLRVVTRNSPATYFEDRNGETGFEYELVKRFADDLGVELKIETADNLDDLFSQIGKPNGPVLAAAGLVSSEARKKQVRFSHSYLEVTPQVIYRNGQSRPTDAAALAGKKIMVLKGSTHAEQLAQLKQQYPGIEYEESDAVEVVDLLRMVDEGQIDLTLVDSNEVAMNQVYFPNVRVAFDLGDARSQSWAVAPGEDNSLLNEINAYLDKVQKNGTLQRLKDRYYGHVDVLGYMGATTFAQHLQQRLPKYEQHFKAYAKQEKVDWRLLAAIGYQESLWQPAVTSKTGVRGLMMLTQNTAQAMGVSNRLDPKQSIMGGAKYLAYMKDQLDESIQEPDRTWFALAAYNVGSGHLDDARKLAAKEGLNPNKWLDVKKILPRLSQKQWYSKTRYGYARGGEPVHFVANIRRYYDILTWVTQPQLEGNQVAEGNLHVPGVDKSKPNQETPPL; from the coding sequence ATGTCTTCCCCAACGGCTTTGCGTCCGCGGTACGCCAGATGGCTGATCGCAACCGGACTCTTCCTGGTGCTCAGTGGTTGTGTTGAGAAACCCAACACACTGGAGCGCGTAAAGGAGGATGGCGTGCTGCGGGTGGTTACCCGAAACAGCCCTGCCACCTACTTTGAGGATCGCAACGGTGAAACCGGCTTCGAATACGAGCTGGTGAAGCGTTTCGCTGACGATTTGGGGGTGGAACTGAAGATCGAGACCGCCGACAACCTCGACGACCTGTTCAGCCAGATCGGCAAGCCCAACGGCCCGGTACTGGCGGCCGCCGGCCTGGTCAGCAGCGAGGCGCGCAAGAAACAGGTGCGGTTCTCCCACTCTTACCTGGAAGTCACCCCGCAGGTCATCTACCGCAACGGCCAGTCCCGCCCCACCGACGCGGCGGCCCTGGCGGGCAAGAAGATCATGGTGCTCAAGGGCAGCACCCATGCCGAGCAACTGGCGCAGTTGAAACAGCAGTATCCGGGCATCGAATACGAAGAATCCGACGCCGTTGAAGTGGTCGACCTGTTGCGCATGGTCGATGAGGGCCAGATCGACCTGACCCTGGTGGACTCCAACGAAGTGGCGATGAACCAGGTGTACTTCCCCAACGTGCGCGTGGCCTTCGACCTGGGCGATGCCCGCAGCCAGAGCTGGGCGGTGGCGCCCGGCGAAGACAACAGCCTGCTCAACGAAATCAACGCCTACCTCGACAAGGTCCAGAAGAACGGCACCCTGCAGCGCCTGAAAGACCGCTACTACGGACATGTCGACGTCCTCGGCTACATGGGCGCCACCACCTTCGCCCAGCATTTGCAGCAACGGTTGCCCAAGTACGAGCAGCACTTCAAGGCCTACGCCAAGCAGGAAAAGGTCGATTGGCGCCTGCTGGCCGCCATCGGCTACCAGGAATCGCTGTGGCAACCGGCGGTCACGTCCAAGACCGGTGTGCGCGGCCTGATGATGCTGACCCAGAACACCGCCCAGGCCATGGGCGTGTCCAACCGTCTAGATCCGAAGCAGAGCATCATGGGCGGCGCCAAGTACCTGGCCTACATGAAGGACCAGTTGGACGAGAGCATCCAGGAGCCGGACCGCACCTGGTTCGCCCTCGCCGCCTATAACGTCGGCAGCGGTCACCTGGACGACGCCCGCAAGCTGGCGGCCAAGGAAGGGCTGAACCCGAACAAGTGGCTGGACGTGAAGAAGATCCTGCCGCGCCTGTCCCAGAAGCAGTGGTACAGCAAGACCCGCTACGGCTACGCCCGGGGCGGCGAGCCAGTGCATTTCGTGGCGAACATCCGTCGCTACTACGACATCCTGACCTGGGTCACGCAGCCGCAGCTCGAAGGCAACCAGGTGGCCGAGGGCAACCTGCACGTGCCGGGTGTCGACAAGAGCAAGCCGAACCAGGAAACCCCGCCGCTCTGA
- the lptG gene encoding LPS export ABC transporter permease LptG yields MVKLDRYIGSSVFIAILAVLGIILGLATLFAFIDEMSDVSDTYTLVDVASYVLLTAPRRLYDMLPMAALIGCLIGLGSLASNSELTIMRAAGVSIGRIVWAVMKPMLVLMLVGLMIGEYIAPATENTAQANRSLAQGGGDAQSAKHGLWHRQGDEFIHINSVQPNGILYGVTRYRFDEQRHMLSSSFAKRAEFAEDHWQLSDVTTTLFHEKNTEVVATPQERWDVAISPQLLSTVVMAPESLSITGLWGYIHYLGEQGLNNGRYWLAFWVKVLQPLVTAALVLMAISFIFGPLRSVTLGQRVFTGVLVGFTFRIAQDLLGPSSLVFGFSPLFAVLVPAGVCALAGLWLLRRAG; encoded by the coding sequence GTGGTTAAACTCGATCGCTACATCGGCAGCAGCGTCTTCATTGCGATCCTCGCGGTGCTGGGGATCATCCTCGGCCTGGCGACCCTGTTTGCCTTCATCGATGAAATGAGCGACGTCAGCGATACCTATACCCTGGTGGATGTGGCGAGCTATGTGCTGCTGACCGCGCCGCGGCGCCTGTACGACATGCTGCCGATGGCTGCGCTGATCGGTTGCCTGATCGGCCTGGGCAGCCTGGCCAGTAACAGCGAGCTGACCATCATGCGTGCCGCTGGCGTTTCCATTGGTCGGATCGTCTGGGCGGTAATGAAGCCGATGCTGGTGTTGATGCTGGTGGGTTTGATGATTGGCGAATACATCGCCCCGGCTACCGAGAACACCGCCCAGGCCAACCGTTCCCTGGCCCAGGGCGGCGGCGACGCGCAAAGCGCCAAGCATGGCCTCTGGCACCGCCAGGGCGATGAGTTCATCCACATCAACTCGGTCCAGCCCAACGGTATCCTCTATGGCGTGACCCGGTATCGCTTCGACGAACAACGACACATGCTCTCGTCGAGCTTCGCCAAGCGCGCCGAGTTTGCCGAGGACCATTGGCAACTGAGCGATGTCACCACCACCCTGTTCCATGAAAAGAATACCGAGGTGGTCGCGACCCCGCAGGAACGTTGGGATGTAGCGATCAGCCCGCAGTTGCTCAGCACCGTGGTGATGGCGCCGGAATCCCTGTCGATCACCGGCCTGTGGGGATACATTCACTACCTGGGCGAGCAGGGCCTGAACAACGGTCGCTATTGGCTGGCTTTTTGGGTCAAGGTGTTGCAGCCGCTGGTCACCGCCGCCCTGGTGCTGATGGCCATCTCCTTCATCTTTGGTCCACTGCGTTCGGTAACCCTCGGTCAGCGGGTGTTTACCGGCGTGCTGGTGGGCTTCACCTTCCGCATCGCCCAGGATCTGCTGGGGCCATCGAGCCTGGTGTTCGGTTTCTCGCCGCTGTTTGCGGTGCTGGTACCGGCCGGTGTCTGTGCATTGGCCGGGCTCTGGCTGCTGCGCCGGGCTGGTTGA
- the recO gene encoding DNA repair protein RecO, with the protein MSGTQPIAQSAYVLHSRAYRESSALVDFLTPQGRLRAVLRGARGKAGTLARPFVPLEVEFRGRGELKNVGRMESNGVAAWLNGEALFSGLYLNELLIRLLPAEDPHPAVFDHYAATLLALAEGRPLEPLLRSFEWRLLDDLGYGFALDADLHGEPIAADGLYRLQVDAGLERVYLLQPGLFNGVELLAMAEADWSAPGALSAAKRLMRQALAVHLGGKPLVSRELFRKP; encoded by the coding sequence ATGTCCGGCACCCAACCCATCGCCCAATCCGCCTACGTCCTGCACTCGCGCGCCTACCGCGAAAGCAGCGCCCTGGTGGATTTCCTCACGCCGCAAGGGCGGTTGCGGGCGGTGTTGCGCGGGGCGCGGGGCAAGGCCGGGACGCTGGCGCGGCCGTTCGTGCCCCTGGAGGTCGAATTCCGGGGGCGGGGCGAGTTGAAGAATGTCGGGCGCATGGAAAGCAACGGGGTCGCCGCCTGGCTCAACGGCGAAGCCTTGTTCAGTGGCCTGTACCTCAATGAACTGCTGATCCGCCTGTTGCCCGCCGAAGATCCTCATCCCGCCGTTTTCGACCACTATGCTGCGACGCTGCTGGCCCTGGCTGAAGGTCGGCCATTGGAGCCGCTGCTGCGATCTTTCGAGTGGCGGCTGTTGGATGACCTGGGCTACGGTTTCGCCCTGGACGCCGACCTGCACGGCGAGCCCATTGCCGCCGATGGCCTTTATCGCTTGCAGGTGGACGCCGGCCTGGAGCGCGTCTACCTGCTGCAGCCCGGCTTGTTCAATGGCGTCGAGCTGCTGGCCATGGCCGAGGCCGACTGGAGCGCGCCAGGCGCCTTGTCCGCAGCCAAGCGTCTGATGCGCCAGGCACTGGCGGTTCACCTGGGTGGCAAGCCGCTGGTCAGTCGCGAGCTGTTTCGCAAGCCCTGA
- the lptF gene encoding LPS export ABC transporter permease LptF, with translation MIVFRYLSREVLLTLSAVSAVLLVIIMSGRFIKYLAQAASGALDPGSLFLIMGFRLPGFLQLILPLGLFLGILLAYGRLYLDSEMTVLSATGMSQQRLFRITLFPATLVALVVAWLSLSLAPQGANQFQLLINQQDALTEFDTLVPGRFQALRDGTRVTYTEQLSDDRVDLAGVFITQKNLSSDTKKDRGISVLVAEKGRQEINPDGNRYLILENGYRYDGKPGQADYRAIKYDTYGVLLPKPEASEEVTDRDAMPTASLLGNDDIRTRTELQWRLSLPLLVFIVTLMAVPLARVNPRQGRFLKLLPAILLYMAYLTILITARSALEKGKIPPALGLWWVHSIFLAIGLGLLYWEPLRLKLASRRSALEVARG, from the coding sequence TTGATCGTCTTTCGATATCTATCCCGCGAAGTCCTGCTGACCCTGAGCGCGGTCAGTGCCGTGCTGCTGGTCATCATCATGAGCGGGCGCTTCATCAAATACCTTGCCCAGGCCGCTTCGGGCGCGCTGGACCCAGGCTCCCTGTTCCTGATCATGGGGTTCCGCCTGCCAGGCTTCCTGCAACTGATCCTGCCGCTGGGCCTGTTTCTCGGCATCCTGCTGGCCTATGGTCGCCTGTACTTGGACAGTGAAATGACCGTCCTGTCGGCCACCGGCATGAGTCAGCAGCGCCTGTTTCGCATCACCCTGTTCCCGGCAACGCTGGTGGCGTTGGTGGTGGCCTGGCTGAGCCTGAGCCTGGCACCCCAGGGAGCCAACCAGTTCCAGTTGCTGATCAACCAGCAGGACGCCCTGACCGAGTTCGACACCCTGGTGCCGGGGCGCTTCCAGGCCTTGCGCGACGGTACGCGCGTCACCTACACCGAACAGCTTTCGGATGACCGGGTCGACCTCGCCGGCGTCTTCATCACGCAAAAGAACCTGTCGTCCGACACGAAGAAGGATCGCGGCATTTCCGTGCTGGTGGCCGAGAAGGGGCGCCAGGAAATCAATCCCGACGGCAACCGCTACCTGATCCTCGAAAACGGCTATCGCTACGACGGCAAGCCGGGACAGGCCGATTACCGGGCCATCAAGTACGACACCTATGGCGTGCTGCTGCCCAAGCCCGAAGCCAGCGAAGAAGTGACAGACCGCGACGCGATGCCAACCGCGAGCCTGCTGGGCAATGATGACATCCGCACGCGCACCGAGCTGCAATGGCGTCTGTCGCTGCCGCTGCTGGTGTTCATCGTGACCCTCATGGCGGTCCCGCTGGCCCGGGTCAACCCGCGCCAGGGCCGTTTCCTCAAGCTGCTCCCGGCGATTCTCCTGTATATGGCTTACCTGACCATTCTCATCACCGCCCGCAGCGCCCTGGAAAAAGGCAAGATCCCGCCGGCATTGGGCCTGTGGTGGGTGCATTCGATTTTCCTGGCCATCGGTCTAGGGCTGCTCTACTGGGAGCCGCTGCGCCTGAAACTGGCGAGCCGCCGCAGCGCGCTGGAGGTGGCCCGTGGTTAA
- the pdxJ gene encoding pyridoxine 5'-phosphate synthase, which translates to MSTSNRILLGVNIDHVATLRQARGTRYPDPVKAALDAEEAGADGITVHLREDRRHIQERDVLLLKDVLQTRMNFEMGVTEEMMAFAERIRPAHICLVPETRQELTTEGGLDVAGQEARIRAAVERLSKIGAEVSLFIDADERQIEASKRVGAPAIELHTGRYADAETPTDVADELQRVADGVTFGLAQGLIVNAGHGLHYHNVEAVAAIKGINELNIGHALVAHALFVGFKSAVAEMKALILAAAKA; encoded by the coding sequence GTGAGCACCAGCAATCGCATTCTTCTCGGCGTGAACATCGACCATGTCGCCACCCTGCGCCAGGCCCGCGGTACCCGCTACCCGGATCCGGTCAAGGCCGCACTGGACGCCGAAGAGGCGGGCGCCGATGGCATCACCGTGCACCTGCGCGAAGACCGTCGCCATATCCAGGAGCGCGACGTGCTGTTGCTCAAGGATGTGCTGCAAACCCGCATGAATTTCGAGATGGGCGTGACCGAAGAAATGATGGCATTCGCCGAGCGTATCCGCCCGGCGCACATCTGCCTGGTACCGGAAACGCGCCAGGAGCTGACCACCGAAGGCGGCCTGGACGTGGCGGGGCAGGAAGCGCGGATCAGGGCGGCGGTGGAGCGCTTGTCGAAAATCGGCGCCGAAGTGTCGCTGTTCATCGATGCGGATGAACGGCAGATCGAAGCCTCCAAGCGCGTTGGCGCACCGGCCATCGAGTTGCACACCGGCCGCTACGCCGATGCCGAGACTCCCACGGATGTGGCCGATGAGCTGCAACGGGTGGCCGACGGTGTCACGTTTGGCCTGGCCCAAGGCCTGATCGTCAACGCCGGCCATGGTTTGCATTACCACAACGTCGAAGCCGTGGCGGCCATCAAGGGCATCAACGAACTGAACATCGGCCATGCGCTGGTGGCCCATGCGTTGTTCGTCGGGTTCAAGTCGGCGGTGGCGGAGATGAAGGCGCTGATCCTGGCGGCCGCGAAAGCCTGA
- the lepA gene encoding translation elongation factor 4 — protein sequence MSDLSHIRNFSIIAHIDHGKSTLADRFIQMCGGLTEREMEAQVLDSMDLERERGITIKAHSVTLYYKARDGVTYQLNFIDTPGHVDFTYEVSRSLAACEGALLVVDAGQGVEAQSVANCYTAIEQGLEVMPVLNKIDLPQAEPERVKEEIEKIIGIDATDAVTCSAKTGLGVDEVLERLVTTIPAPTGNIEDPLQALIIDSWFDNYLGVVSLVRVRHGRVKKGDKILVKSTGKVHLVDSVGVFNPKHTATADLKAGEVGFIIAGIKDIHGAPVGDTLTLSSTPDVDVLPGFKRIQPQVYAGLFPVSSDDFEDFREALQKLTLNDSSLQYTPESSDALGFGFRCGFLGMLHMEIIQERLEREYDLDLITTAPTVIFELLLKSGETIYVDNPSKLPDLSAIEDMREPIVRANILVPQEHLGNVITLCIEKRGVQHDMLFLGSQVQVTYDLPMNEVVLDFFDRLKSTSRGYASLDYHFDRYQSANLVKLDVLINGEKVDALALIVHRDNAHYKGRALTEKMKELIPRQMFDVAIQAAIGGQIVARTTVKALRKNVLAKCYGGDVSRKRKLLEKQKAGKKRMKQVGNVEIPQEAFLAVLRLDS from the coding sequence GTGAGTGATTTGAGTCATATCCGCAATTTCTCCATCATCGCCCACATTGACCATGGCAAGTCGACGCTGGCTGATCGCTTCATCCAGATGTGCGGCGGCCTGACCGAGCGTGAGATGGAAGCCCAGGTCCTGGACTCCATGGACCTCGAGCGTGAACGCGGGATTACCATCAAGGCCCACAGCGTCACCCTCTATTACAAGGCCCGCGACGGCGTCACCTACCAGCTGAACTTCATTGACACCCCGGGCCACGTCGACTTCACCTACGAAGTCAGCCGATCCCTGGCGGCCTGTGAAGGTGCGCTGCTGGTGGTCGATGCCGGCCAGGGTGTCGAGGCTCAATCGGTTGCCAACTGCTACACGGCCATCGAGCAGGGCCTGGAAGTCATGCCGGTGCTGAACAAGATCGACCTGCCCCAGGCCGAGCCGGAGCGCGTCAAGGAAGAGATCGAGAAGATCATCGGTATCGATGCCACCGACGCGGTCACCTGCAGTGCCAAGACCGGCCTGGGCGTGGATGAAGTGCTCGAGCGCCTGGTCACCACCATTCCCGCGCCGACCGGCAACATCGAAGATCCGCTGCAAGCGTTGATCATCGACTCCTGGTTCGACAACTACCTGGGCGTGGTTTCCCTGGTTCGCGTGCGCCATGGCCGCGTGAAGAAGGGCGACAAGATCCTGGTCAAGTCCACCGGCAAGGTCCACCTGGTGGACAGCGTCGGTGTATTCAACCCGAAACACACTGCCACCGCCGACCTCAAGGCCGGTGAAGTGGGCTTCATCATCGCCGGCATCAAGGACATCCACGGGGCGCCGGTCGGCGACACCCTGACCCTGAGTTCCACCCCCGACGTCGATGTGCTGCCAGGTTTCAAGCGTATCCAGCCGCAGGTCTACGCCGGCCTGTTCCCGGTCAGTTCCGACGACTTCGAGGATTTCCGCGAAGCCCTGCAGAAGCTGACCCTGAACGACTCGTCGTTGCAGTACACCCCGGAAAGCTCCGACGCCCTGGGCTTCGGCTTCCGTTGCGGGTTCCTGGGCATGCTGCACATGGAAATCATCCAGGAGCGCCTGGAGCGCGAGTACGACCTGGACCTGATCACCACGGCGCCGACGGTAATCTTCGAGCTGCTGCTCAAGAGCGGTGAAACCATCTACGTCGACAACCCGTCCAAGCTGCCGGACCTGTCGGCCATCGAAGACATGCGCGAACCGATCGTGCGGGCCAACATCCTTGTGCCTCAAGAGCACCTGGGCAACGTCATTACCCTGTGCATCGAGAAGCGCGGCGTGCAGCACGACATGCTGTTCCTCGGCTCGCAAGTCCAGGTGACCTACGACCTGCCGATGAACGAAGTGGTGCTGGACTTCTTCGATCGCTTGAAATCCACCAGTCGCGGCTATGCTTCGCTGGACTATCATTTCGATCGTTACCAATCGGCTAATCTGGTGAAGCTGGATGTGCTGATCAACGGTGAGAAGGTCGATGCCCTGGCATTGATCGTGCACCGTGACAACGCGCACTACAAAGGTCGTGCATTGACCGAGAAGATGAAGGAACTGATTCCGCGGCAGATGTTCGACGTGGCAATCCAGGCCGCCATTGGCGGGCAGATTGTGGCGCGCACAACCGTCAAGGCGCTCAGAAAGAACGTATTGGCCAAATGCTACGGCGGCGACGTCAGCCGTAAGCGCAAGCTGTTGGAAAAGCAGAAGGCCGGTAAAAAACGCATGAAGCAGGTCGGCAACGTGGAGATTCCACAGGAAGCCTTCCTTGCGGTGCTCAGGTTGGATAGTTAG
- the era gene encoding GTPase Era, whose protein sequence is MTDTTVTRCGYVAIVGRPNVGKSTLLNHILGQKLAITSRKPQTTRHNMLGIKTEGEVQAIYVDTPGMHKGGEKALNRYMNKTASAALKDVDVVIFVVDRTKWTEEDQMVLERVQYVTGPLIVALNKTDRIEDKAELMPHLTWLQEQLPNAQIIPISAQHGHNLDALERVIAEHLPENDHFFPEDQITDRSSRFLAAELVREKIMRQLGAELPYQITVEIEEFKQQGKTLHIHALILVERDGQKKIIIGDKGERIKRIGTEARKDMELLFDSKIMLNLWVKVKGGWSDDERALRSLGYGDL, encoded by the coding sequence ATGACTGATACAACCGTTACCCGTTGCGGCTATGTCGCCATTGTCGGCCGGCCGAACGTGGGCAAGTCCACCTTGCTGAACCATATCCTGGGCCAGAAACTGGCGATCACCTCGCGCAAGCCCCAGACCACCCGCCACAACATGCTGGGTATCAAGACCGAGGGCGAGGTGCAGGCGATCTACGTCGACACCCCGGGCATGCACAAGGGTGGCGAAAAGGCCCTGAACCGCTACATGAACAAGACCGCTTCGGCGGCGTTGAAAGACGTCGACGTGGTGATCTTCGTGGTCGACCGCACCAAGTGGACCGAAGAAGACCAGATGGTCCTCGAACGCGTCCAGTACGTGACCGGCCCGCTGATCGTGGCGCTGAACAAGACCGACCGCATCGAGGACAAGGCCGAGCTGATGCCGCACCTGACCTGGTTGCAGGAACAGCTGCCCAACGCCCAGATCATCCCGATCTCGGCCCAGCACGGTCATAACCTCGACGCGCTGGAGCGGGTGATTGCCGAGCACCTGCCGGAAAACGATCACTTCTTCCCCGAAGACCAGATCACCGACCGCAGCAGCCGTTTCCTCGCCGCAGAACTGGTGCGCGAGAAAATCATGCGTCAGCTCGGCGCCGAGCTGCCATACCAGATCACCGTGGAAATCGAAGAGTTCAAGCAACAGGGGAAGACCCTGCACATCCACGCGCTGATCCTCGTCGAACGTGACGGCCAGAAGAAAATCATCATTGGCGACAAGGGCGAGCGCATCAAGCGCATCGGCACCGAGGCGCGCAAGGACATGGAGCTGCTGTTCGACTCCAAGATCATGCTCAACCTGTGGGTCAAGGTGAAGGGCGGTTGGTCGGATGACGAGCGGGCGTTGCGTTCGCTGGGTTATGGCGACCTCTGA
- the lepB gene encoding signal peptidase I — translation MSLNFPLLLVIAVFVCGLLALLDLLFLAPRRRAAIASYQGSVSQPDGVVVEKLNKEPLLVEYGKSFFPVLFIVLVLRSFLVEPFQIPSGSMKPTLDVGDFILVNKFSYGIRLPVIDQKVIEVGDPQRGDVMVFRFPSDPNVNYIKRVVGLPGDKIRYTADKRLYVNGELVAEQLLGSEPGTLGSAELYREKLGEVEHLIRKEMSRYRATPDHSWTVPAGHYFMMGDNRDNSNDSRYWDDPNIPKDMLGMVPDRNIVGKAFAVWMSWPEPKLGHLPNFSRVGLIK, via the coding sequence ATGTCGCTAAATTTCCCGCTGTTGCTGGTTATCGCCGTGTTTGTCTGCGGTCTGTTGGCGTTGCTTGATCTGTTGTTCCTGGCGCCTCGGCGCCGGGCGGCCATCGCCTCCTATCAGGGCAGCGTCAGCCAGCCTGATGGTGTGGTGGTCGAGAAGCTCAACAAGGAACCGCTGCTGGTCGAATACGGCAAGTCGTTCTTTCCGGTGCTGTTCATCGTGCTGGTGCTGCGCTCGTTCCTGGTTGAGCCGTTCCAGATCCCGTCCGGCTCGATGAAGCCGACCCTGGACGTGGGCGATTTCATCCTGGTGAACAAGTTCTCCTACGGGATCCGCCTGCCGGTGATCGATCAGAAAGTCATCGAGGTGGGTGACCCGCAACGCGGCGACGTAATGGTGTTCCGCTTCCCCAGCGACCCTAACGTCAACTACATCAAGCGCGTGGTCGGCCTGCCGGGCGACAAGATCCGCTACACCGCCGACAAGCGTCTGTACGTGAATGGCGAACTGGTAGCCGAACAACTGCTCGGCTCCGAGCCGGGTACCCTGGGCAGCGCCGAGCTCTATCGGGAAAAACTCGGCGAGGTCGAGCACCTGATCCGCAAGGAAATGAGCCGCTACCGTGCCACGCCGGATCATTCGTGGACCGTGCCGGCCGGGCACTATTTCATGATGGGTGACAACCGCGACAACTCCAACGACAGCCGTTACTGGGATGATCCGAACATTCCCAAGGACATGCTGGGCATGGTCCCCGACCGGAATATCGTCGGCAAGGCCTTCGCGGTCTGGATGAGCTGGCCGGAACCCAAACTCGGCCACCTGCCGAACTTCTCGCGGGTTGGCCTGATCAAGTAA
- the rnc gene encoding ribonuclease III: protein MSVSLSRLERQLGYTFKDPELMLLALTHRSFAGRNNERLEFLGDAILNFVAGEALFERFPLAREGQLSRLRARLVKGETLAVLARGFDLGDYLRLGSGELKSGGFRRESILADALEALIGAIYLDSGMEKARERVLAWLTSEIDSLTLVDTNKDPKTRLQEFLQSRSCELPRYEVVDIQGEPHCRTFFVECEVVLLNEKSRGQGVSRRIAEQVAAAAALIALGVENGND from the coding sequence GTGAGCGTTTCTCTAAGCCGCCTCGAGCGTCAGCTCGGCTACACCTTCAAGGACCCGGAGCTGATGCTCCTGGCCCTCACTCACCGCAGTTTTGCCGGGCGCAACAACGAGCGCCTGGAATTCCTCGGTGATGCCATCCTCAATTTCGTCGCCGGCGAGGCGCTGTTCGAGCGCTTCCCGCTGGCCCGCGAAGGCCAGTTGTCGCGTCTGCGCGCGCGATTGGTAAAAGGTGAGACCCTGGCTGTACTGGCCCGTGGTTTCGACCTGGGCGACTACCTGCGCCTGGGCTCCGGTGAACTGAAAAGCGGCGGTTTTCGTCGTGAGTCGATTCTGGCCGACGCCCTGGAAGCCCTGATCGGTGCGATCTACCTGGATTCGGGCATGGAAAAGGCCCGCGAGCGCGTGCTGGCCTGGCTGACCTCCGAAATCGACAGCCTGACGCTGGTGGACACCAACAAGGATCCGAAAACCCGTTTGCAGGAATTCCTGCAATCGCGCAGTTGCGAGCTGCCGCGCTACGAAGTCGTGGACATCCAGGGCGAGCCGCACTGCCGAACCTTCTTCGTCGAATGCGAAGTGGTCCTATTGAATGAAAAAAGCCGTGGCCAGGGCGTGAGCCGTCGTATCGCCGAACAGGTGGCGGCCGCCGCAGCATTGATCGCCCTGGGCGTGGAGAATGGCAATGACTGA